The genomic interval TTGCGCAGCAGGGCGTCGACGTCCGTGCCGGCGAGGGGCGAGAGCCCGTGCAGGCGGCGTACGACGAGATCCTCGTCCGTGACCTCGATCGGCTCGGCGATCCGGACGGCCGTCGTCCCGGTCAGCTGCTGTACGGGCAGGCGTGCGGCGGCGCGGAAGAGGCGCGCGTTGTGGCTGGCGCCGCGTCCGTCGGGACGCCGTTCCGCCACGGCGTGCAGCACCTGTACGCCGGCCTCGTGGGCACCGTCCACCAGGCGCGCGACATGATGGAGAGCGCCCGACGAGCGTGCCACTTGGGCCAGTTCGGGCAGTGCGCTGTCCCGCCCGACGACACCCTGCTGGCATTCCACGGTGAGCAGCACCGTGGTCGCGGGATCGAGCTGCTCCGCGAGCTGTTCGTACGACGGCAAGGCTCCCCCTCGGGTCTGATCCGGACCGGGCGAACGGGCGACCGGGCGCGCGAGGCTAATCGCCATTGCGTGATGAGGGAAGAGACCCCATGATTTCTGACACCTAGTCAGAAACGATGAGGGGACGATCTCGGATGACCGCCACACAGCGCAGGGGCCGCCGGATCATGATGACGGACGCCGAGCGGGACGCGTACCTCACCGAGCAGCGCACGTGCCGGGTGGCGACGGTCTCGGCGGACGGCAGCCCGCATGTCGGCGCGCTGTGGTTCGTCTGGGACGGTGGTTCGATGTGGCTGTACTCGATCACGCGCAGCCGTCGCTGGGCGCAACTGCGGAAGGACGCCCGGCTGGCCGTGGTCGTCGACGACGGGGTGGAGTACGGCGAACTGCGCGGCGTGGAGCTGTCGGGCACGGCCGAGTTCGTGGGCGAGGCTCCGCGTACGGGCGAGCCGTGCCCCGAGCTCGAAGAGGCGGAACGCCTCTTCCCGCGCAAGTACTTCGGCATGACGGAGATGCCGCACGACGGGCGGCACGCCTGGCTGCGGCTCACGCCGGACGCGGTGACTTCGTGGGACTTCCGCAAGCTCGGCTCGGCCGCAGCGGGCTGACGACCTCCACCGGCTGACGACCACCGACGCCTGACGACTCCCCCGACTGACCACTGCCCCCGGCTGACGACTGCCACTGGTTGAAGACTGCCCCCGGCTGAGGACTGCCACTGGTTGAGGACCGCAGCCGGCTGACGGGTGCCACTGTTTGAGGACGCCGCTAGCTGACGACCGCCGCGCCCGCCGCGCACAACGCGTCGACCGCCGCCCGGATCGAGGGCCGCCGGTCGGCGTCCGCGCGCCAGACGGCGTACACATGCCGTCGCATGGCGTGCCGCACCGGTACGACGCGGACCCGGTCCGGCACCGGCCCGCGCCCGAGCCGGGGCGCCACGCACACCCCGAGACCCTCGGCGATCAGCGCGAGCTGGGTGGCGTGCTCCTCGGCGACATGCGCGATACGGGGCTCGACGCCCTTGCCGCGCAGGGTGAACATCAGCCACTCGTGACAGAACTCGCCCTCCGCCCAGGTGACCCAGTCGTCGTCGGCGAACTCCTCCAGGTCCACCGCGGTCCGCCCGGCGAGGGGGTGGTCGACGTGCATGGCGACGTCGGCGGGGTCGTGCAGCAGCTCACGCTTCGCGAGCCCTTCGGGCATGGAGAGCGGCCTGTTGTACCAGTCGAGTACGACGGCCACGTCGAAGTCGCCCCGCACGACGCCCCGTACGGACTCGGCCGGCTCCATCTCCCTCAGCTTCACCCTCAGTTGCGGGTGGTCGATGCGGAGCGTGGCGAGGGCCGAGGGCAGCAGGCCGCGGGCAGCCGTGGGGAAGGCGGCGACGGCCAGATCGCCGACGACCCGGCCGCTCTGCGCCTCGATGTCGGCCTGGGCGAGCTCGACCTGGGAGAGGATGCGGGCCGCGTGGTCGGCGAGCAACCGCCCGGCGTCGGTGAGGCGGACACCGCGGCCGTTCTTGGCGAGCAGCGGCTGACCGACCTCACGCTCCAGCTTGGCCATCTGCTGGGAGACTGCGGAGGTCGTCACATGCAGACCCTCGGCGGCGCCGCTGACCGAGCCGTGCCGCGCGAGGGCGTCGAGCGTACGCAGGCGCTCCAAATTCAACATGTAAGCAATGCTAAGCGATCGGCGGAACAAAATCTCGCTTGTACTAAGAGGTCGGCTGGGCCAGGGTGAGCACCATGAGCCCCGTCACCAGACCCAGCGCCGCGCCGGCCACCACCCCTGACCTCCCGCCCGCGCCGGACGTCCCACCCGCGCCCGCCGGCCGCCGTCCCGCTCTCGACTGGCGTATCCGATTCGCGGCGCTCTCGCTCACCTGGGGCTTCAGCTTTCTGTTCATCAAGGTCGGCACGGAGGCGTACGCACCCTTCCAAGTCACCCTGGGGCGGCTCCTGTTCGGTACGGTCGTACTCGCCGTCGCGATGGCCGTGAAGCGGGTGGGGCTGCCCCGCGGCGCCCGCACCTGGGCCCATCTCGCCGTCGCCGCGTTCTTCCTCAACGCCCTGCCGTTCTCGCTCTTCGCCTACTCCGAGCTGACGATCCCCTCGACGCTCGCCGGCATCTGCAACGCCACCTCGCCGCTGTGGGGCATGGTGCTGTCGGTGGTCGCGTTCTCCGAGGACCGGCCGACCCGCCGCCGCGTCGCCGGACTCGGCATCGGCTTCATCGGCGTACTGACCGTGCTCGGCGCCTGGCAGGGCTTCTCGGGCCTGGACTTCGGCGGTACGGCGATGGCGCTGCTGGCCTCCCTCAGCTACCCGGTCGGCTGGATCTATCTGCGCCGTACGCTCGGGGGCAGCGGCCACTCCGCCCTCTCCATGACCGGCGCGCAGCTTCTTCTCGGTACCGCCCAACTCGCCGTGGTGACACCGTTGTTCACCTCCCTGCCCAGCTCGTTCCCGGTCGTTCCGCTGCTCGCGGTGGTGGCTCTCGGCGCGCTCGGGACGGGATTCGCCATGCTCGTCCAGTACAACCTGGTCGCCGAGATCGGCCCGACCACCGCCCAGATGGTCACGTACTTCGTCCCCGTCATCGCGACGGCCGCGGGCGTCACGTTGCTGGGCGAGCACCTCAGTTGGAACACCCCCGTCGGCGCACTCATCGTCCTGGCGGGAGCCGCACTCACTCAGAGCCGCGGGCGGAGCCGCAGTCGGAGCCGGAGCACCGGCACGCCGCAGCCTCAGTCGTAGCGCCTGCCCGCCGGCGTCGCGGGACCGGCCGCCGAAGCGACGGCGTCGGCGACGGCCCCGATGTCGTCCGGAGCCACGGCCGAGATGGTGAGGCGTACGCCGGGGGGCGCGGACATCCGGAACCGCGCTCCTGGCGCGACGGCCCAGCCCGCGTGCAGCAGCCTCGCCACCACTCCCGTCTCGTCCGCGACGGGCACCCACACGTTGAGGCCACTGCGCCCGTGCCCCTCGGCCCCCCGCTCCGCCAGCGCCCGTACCAGCGCGTCCCGCCGCTCGCCGTACGCACGCGAGACGGCCCGGACATCCACCGCGCCCGTCACCCACAGGTCCACGACGGCGCGTTGCAACAGGCGGCTGACCCACCCCGGTCCGAGACGCTGACGACCCATGACCCGGTCCACTGTGACCGGGTCGCCGGTCATCATGGCGAGGCGCAGATCCGGACCGTACGCCTTCGCGACGGAGCGTACGAACACCCAGTGGTCCGTCACGCCGGCGAGCGGATGCACCGGCAGATCGACGATGCAGTGCCCGTGGTCGTCCTCGATGAGCAGCGCCCCCGGATACGCCGCCAGGACCGTGCGCAACTCCTCGGCGCGCGCGGCGCTCACCGCCGCACCCGTCGGATTCTGCGCCCGGTCCGTGACCACGATCGCCCGCGCCCCTCCCCTCAGCGCCCGCTCGACCTCACCGGGCAGCGGCCCGTCGTCGTCGAGCGCGACCGGTACGGCCCGCAGCCCCAGGGCCGGGATGAGGTCGAGCAGGGCGCCCCACCCCGGGTCCTCGACGGCGACCGCGTCACCCGGCTTCAGGTGCGCCGCCAGTACGCGCTCGATCGCGTCCAGCGATCCGGAGGTGACGGCGACAGGGCCGCCCGGCACGCCGTCGGCGTCGAAAGCGGCGCGCGCGAGCCGCGCGAACTCCGGGTCGACGGGGTCCTGTCCGTACAGCACGGGACGCTCCGCGTTGTGCCGGGCCGCCGCCGCGAACGCGTCGTGCAGCGGCGGAAGCAGTGCGGGATCCGGGTTCCCCTCGCTCAGGTCGCGCACGCCCGGCGGCACGTCGACCCGGATGGAGTCGCGCGCCGTACTGGCCGGGCGGGGCCGCACCCGGCTGCCGCGGCGGCCCGACGTCTCGATCACCCCGCGCTCACGCAGGGTGCGGTACGCGGCCGCGACCGTATTGGGATTTACGCCGAGGTCGCCCGCCAACTCCCGCATGGGCGGCAGCAGTTGTCCGGGCTCCAGCTCCCCGGAACCCACCGCACGCTCCACGCTCGCGGCAATCTCCGATGCGCGCCGTCCACTGATCCGATACTCTCCTAGCACAAAGAACACTATGCACTAATACAATGGAGAACGCAATGCCGGACACCACCATGCCGGAGACCACCACCTCGTACGCGCCTTCCGAGCGCACCGTCCCGACCCGTTCCCGGGAACGGGCCTCGTACGACCGCGACCTGGTGCACGCGATCCTCGACGAGGGCTACGTCTGCCACCTCGGCTTCGTCCGCGACGGCGCCCCCGTCGTTCTCCCCACCCTCTACGGGCGCATCGGCGAGCGCCTCTACGTGCACGGCTCCACGGGCTCCCGCCCGCTGCGCATGACGGGCCAGAGCAACCCCGGCCTCGCCGTCTGCCTCACGGTCACCCACGTCGACGGCCTGGTCCTGGCCCGCTCGGCCTTCCACCACTCCATCAACTACCGGTCCGTGGTGGTCCACGGCATCGCTCACCAGGTCGTCGACGAGGAGGAGCGGCGCACGGCGCTCGACGCACTCGTCGACCATGTCGTCCCCGGCCGCTCCTACGACTCGCGCGCGGCCAACGCCAAGGAGCTCGCCGCGACTGCTGTGATCCGCCTCGACCTGGAGGAGGTCTCCGCCAAGGTCCGAACCGGCGGCCCCAACGACGAGCCCGAGGACGCCTCGCTGCCCCACTGGACGGGCGTGGTCCCGCTCGTCCGCGGATACGGAGCCCCGATTCCGGCGGACGACCTGGACCCGGCCGTCGTCCTCCCCGACTACCTCACCACCCTCTGAGGAGTTCCCGTGCTGATCCACCCCTGGGACGCGCCGCAGAGCGACGGCGAGTGGCAGCAGTGGCTCGCCACCCACGACTTCGGCCAGCTGGCGGTCAACGGGCTGCCGGACGAGGCGCCGTACGTCCAGCCCACACACTTCGTGTACGACGCCGAACGCGGCCGGTACGGCGAGGTCCTCACCCACCTGGCCCGCCCGAACCCGCTGTGGAAGGCCGTCGAGGCCGATCCGCACGTCCTGCTGAGCGTCGTGGACGACTACGCGTACATACCCGGCCCCTGGCAGGCACCGACGGACACCCCTCCCGAGCACGGCGTGCCCACCAGCTTCTACGCCGCCGTACAACTGCGCTGCACGGCACACGTCGTGGACGACCCGGCGGAGAAGGCCGACCTGCTGAACCGCCAGGTCGGCCACTTCCAGCCGGAGGGCGGTTCGGCGGCCGCCGGAGTCGGCGAGGCACCGTACGGCCGCATGCTGTCGGGCATTCGCGGCCTGCGCCTCGAAGTGACGGAAATCCGGGCCAAGTTCAAGTACGGCAGCCACAAACCGGAGGATGTCCAGGACCGAACGGCAGCGGGCCTGGCCGGGCGCGGAGCCCCGCACGACGCAGCGGCCCACACCCACCACCTGCGCCGCCGCACGTAGACACGTACTTTCCCCGTATGGGAGGGGGCGGGGTGGAAAGAACCCCCGCCTCCTCCCATCGGAACCACCTACGTGGAACCACCTACGCGAGAACCGCCGCCGCCCGACGGCCGACCGCCGCAATCCGCGCCTCGGCAACCGCAAGTCCCGCCACCGCCGCAAGCAGCAGCAACGTCCCCACCACCGTGGCCACCGTCAGCCGCTCCCCCAGCAGGGCAACCGCGATGACCGCCGCGCTCACCGGCTCCAGAAGCATGATGACCGAGACGGTTGCCGACCGAATGACGGCCGCTCCCGCGAAGTACAGGGCGTACGCAAGCGCCGTAGGCACCGCCGCCACGTACACCAGTAGCCACACCACCCTCGCAAGTTCCGCGCTGTGCGGCAGCAGCCCTTCGGCGACCGCGAGCGGCAGCATCCCGACCGACCCCACACCGAAGGCCCACGCGGTCGTCGAGATCGGATCGCCTCCGCCACCGTCACGCCCCAACCACCGCGTCAGCAGAGTGATGGCTGCGTACCCCGCCGCCGAAAGCAGCGCGAGGGCGATGCCCGCAGGGCGTACGGTCCCGCTGTCGTTCCCCAGCACCAGCACGCCGAGACCGACGAGCGCGCCGGTCACGGTCACGATGCCGCCGCGCCCCAGCCGCTCCCCCATGGTCAGCCACGCACCGAGCGCGATCAGGACAGGCCCGGCCCCCAGGGTGACGACGGTGCCGACCGCGAGCCCTGTCGCCTGGACAGCCGCGAAGTAGGCGCTCTGGAAGACGGTGAGCCCGATGCCGGTGACGAGGATGCGCGCAACCCGCCGCCTGCGCGGCTCGGGCGCTGCGGACATGGCGGACACGGCGGCCGCCGTACGCCGTCGGCGCCGCCGCACCGCACAAGCGGGCAACAGCAACAGAAGCCCACCGGCGCAACGCCAGAAGGACAGCGACAGGGGACCGAGATCGCTGATGAGGAACACCATGGAGGCAGCCGCCCCTGCGGTGCCCCAGGCAACTCCGGCAAAGATCAGATAGAGCAGGCCGCGCCCGGTGGGCAGGCCGGTGGGCACAAAAGAATGATCCGACACGTGACTTCTCCGCGTGAAGACGGGACTGGTGGTCGCTCGGCTCCGCACGCGGGCAGCGACGAACCGCTCGGGGACTGCCCGAGCCCGGTCTTCGTCTTCGGCAAGCCGCCCGCGTTACGCGGCAGGAGGCGGAAGCACAGTCATTGGCATGGGCGTGACCCTACGGCGCGGTCCGCCCGGCGGACAACTTTCCGTCCGCGTCCGGGAGATCAGTCGCACCGGCGGACTCACCGGCAACCGGCCGACTCGGACCCTTGGGTCCCGTGGGCTCCTTCGGCGCCTTGGGCGCGGACGACTGAGCGATAAAAGCGCCGATGAGCACCACCGCCCCACCGAGAATCTGCGGCGCCGAAAGATGCTCGCGGAGCAGTACCCACGCAAGTACGGTCGCGATGACCGCCTCCAGGCAGGCGACTACGCCCGCCACCTGCGGCGACAGCCTCCGTACGGACACCACCCCGGTGACGTACGCGACGACGGTGGCGATCAGCACGATCCAGCCCAGCAGCAGCGCGGCCGGCACCTCGGTCCCGCCCATGTCCGCGCTTCCGGCGAGCAGCGACCAGTCCATGCCCCACGGCCGCGCGACGACGGTGAGCACGGCGGCGCCGATGAGCAGTCCGTACGCGATGACGCCGAGCGGATCAGCCGCGTCCTCGCCGGAGCTGCCCTGGTCGGACAGGACGAAATAGCCGACCTGGCAGCAGGCCGCGCCGAGCGCGAGCAGCAGGCCGAGGGCGTCGAAGCTCAGCCCGGCCCAGACCTCGACGACGCACGCGAGGCCGCCGACCGCCAGGACAACGCCGACGGCCGCGGCGCGCGTCACCGGCCTGCGCTGCACGAAACGCACCCACCCCAGCACCAGCGCCGGGGCGAGGTATTCGACGAGCAGGGCGACGCCGACCGGGATCCGGGATATGGAGGCGAAGTAGAAAGCCTGCACGCCGGCGACCGCGAGGAGGCCGAACCCGGCCAGCAGGGCCGGCTTACGGCGCAGCAGCGTACGGTGGCGCCAGGCCACGGGCAGCATGACGAGGGCGGCACCGGTCACCCGGAGCCACACCACGTGCAGCGGGTCGAGCCCCGCTTCGATCAGCGGCTTGGCCGCTACACCTGAACCACCGAATGCGAACGCCGACGCCAGGGCAAGTCCCAGGCCGGCGCTCTTTCCCTGAGACGCGTGCATCGGCACATCATGCCAGTTGCCGTCAGGAGCGACACCCCTGTCACACCTGTCGAGATTCGTCCTGCAGGCGCCCGGCCAGCGACTCCGTGTCCACCCCTGCCCGCTGGAGCACCTCGACCGCCCGGCAGTCCCGGTCCGCGGCGAGAACGGCGAGGAGATCGAGCCCGCAGGCACGCTGATCACCGCGCGACGCAGCGCGCTCCAGGGCGCCTTCCATGGCGCTGACGGCGGCAGGCGACCATCCGGCCACACCCGCCGTACCCGCCGCCTCACACATCACCGGCACCGCGCCGGAGTCCTCCACCGTCCCCTGCCAGCGCAGCCCGTAGCCGATGCTGCGCTGGACGAGATAGCCGAGCACCCTGGCGACCTGCGGGGCGCCGTCGAACGCGGCCCTGACGGCGGGGTCGGTCTCGATCACCGAGTGCAGCAGATGCGCCGTGTCGATCTGCCGGTCGCCGTCCCGCAAGGCCCGTCGGCGCGCGCCCGCGACCACCGAGGCGAGCTCCGCGGTGAGCCTCGCTTCGATTTCAGCACGGACGTCTGCACGGAGGTCTGCACGGCTGTCCGGTCGGTTCACGGCAGGCTGCTGGGGAACCCGCGGGGTACGGCTTTGCACACTCCCACCCCATCAGGCACCGGCGGCTGAAACATCCCCGTGGGGAAGCATTCGCGCATCCCACCGGAGTTGGGCAACCCCGCCCGGACCCTCCTCCTTGCGGATGAGATCCGGATTTTCTCCCCCAGGGGCGCGCGCCGCCTTGCCCTGCGCCCCACGCGCAACCACGGCTCCCCTCAACCTCGTCCCCTCCGGACAACGCCACGCGCCCCTCGGAGCCGGGAGAGGAGCCCCATCGCCCATGCCCATGCCCATGCCCATGCGCTGGATGGTCGCCCTCCTCGCCCTGGACGGGCGGCAGTACGTGTACCGGGTGTACGCGCCGTTCGACGCCCTGCTCGCGGATGTCTTCTGGGCGGCCTTCCACTGCCACGACGAGAGCCCGTATCCGCGCGCGTCAGACGCCTTCGACTCCGCCGAGATCTGGCAGAGCTGACAGTTCATCAGTATTGAATGTTCCGCCCCTTACGGCTACGTTCCGCGACACGAGCCGACGAAAAGGGGTGGTCGCATGGCCGAAGCCAGCGCGGAAGCACGCATCGGGGCACCGGCCGAGAAGATCTGGGCGCAGCTGACGGACTTCGCGGCGTACGGCCAGTGGAACGTCACCCACACCAGCTTCCCCAAGGGCGGCCCCGCGGTGCTAGAGGTCTCGGCGACGTACGAGGAGAACATGAAGCTCATGGGCTTCCCCGCCGAGGTGACCTGGACGGTCGAGGAGCTGGAGCCGGCCCGGCTGCTCGCCACCAAGGGCAAAGGCCCGATGGGCGTCAACCTCGCCATGCGCTACTCGCTGACTCCCGACGGCGACGCGACCCGGGTCCGTATCGACGGCGAGTTCACCGGCGCCGCCGTATCGCTGATGGCGGGCAAGCTCAAGGACTCGGCGGGCGCGGCCCTGACCGAGTCGCTGCGCAAACTCGGCGGCCTGGTCACCTGACCGCACGACGGCGGCGCCCCGCGGACGATGCCCGCGGGGCGCCGCCGGGCAATTAGCCGGCTCAGTGTTCGTCGGCAAGGATGAGATAGAGCTTCTTGCGGGACTCGTTGATGACCGCGATCGCCTTCTGCCGCTGCTCGGCGGAGCCGGTCTTCCAGACCTGGCCGAACGCCTCCATCAGGCCGAAACCGGCCTGCCGGATCTCGTTCATCATCTCCCAGTCGACGCCGCGCCCCTCCTCCTCCCACGGAGCCTGTGGCCCCCCTTCGGCCTCGGCGCGCCCGGCGTCGGTGAGCGTGAACAGCTTCTTGCCGCCCTCGCTCTCGCTGACGATCAGGCCTTCGTCCTCCAGCAGCTGGAGCGTCGGGTAGACCGAACCGGGGCTGGGCCGCCAGGCCCCGCCGCTGCGCTCGCCGATCTCCTGGATCATCTCGTAACCGTGCATGGGCCGGTCCGTCAGCAGCGCCAGGATCGACGCGCGTACGTCGCCGCGCCTCGCCCTGCCCCGGGGCCCGCCCCGACCACGCCCGCCACCACCGCCGGCACCCCACGGCCCGCCGAACGGCGGCCCGAACGGGCCGAAGGCGGCACGCCGCCCCTCCGAGTCACCCCGACCGCGATGGCCGGGCCCGCAGTCCCCATGTCCATGTGAACGCATCGCTACGCTCCTTCCATCGCTGATCTGTCGCGATGCGTCAACGATATATCGGAATGGCTCGTCCGACAAGAGTCGACAGGAGTCAAATGAGGCCAGCCACCCACAATTGGCCTTGGCCTGCGGCTTTGCTCCGCCTCTACGTTCAGGGTCATGCGGATTCGAATCGTCGACGCCTTCACCGACCGCCCCTTCGCCGGCAACGCGGCCGGAGTCCTGCTGCTGGACGCCGACTCCTTCCCCGACGACACATGGCTCCAGCAGGTGGCCACCGAGGTGAACCACCCGGAGACCGCCTATGCGCACCCGCTCCCGCCCGGCGGCGAAGCCGACTGGGCGCTGCGCTGGTTCACCCCGGCCACCGAGGTCGACATGTGCGGCCACGCCACCCTGGCCACGGCACACGTCCTGAACACCACGGGCACCGCGACCGGCACCGTGCGCTTCGCGGCGCGCTGCGGCATCCTCATCACCACCGCGCACGAGAACGGCACCATCACGATGGACTTCCCGACCGCGCCGCTCACCCCGGTGGCGGTCCCCGACGGCATCTCCGAAGCCCTCGGCGCACAGGTCCTCTCCGCCCACGACACAGGACCGCACATCGGTGACCTGGTCGTCGAACTGGCCGACGAGCGGACGGTACGCGCGCTCACTCCCGACTTCGCCGCTCTCGTGGCCCACTCCAAGCGCGGCATCATCGCCACGGCCGCCGCCGAAGTTCCCTCCCTCGGCTACGACTTCGTGTCGCGCGGCTTCTTCCCGCGGGTCGGCATCGACGAGGACGCGGTGACCGGCAGCGCGCACACGGCCCTGGCCCCGTTCTGGTCGGCCCGGCTCGGCCGCGACGAGCTGACGGGCCTCCAGGCGTCGGCCCGCTCCGGCCTGGTCCGTACATCACTGCGCGGCGAGCGCACCCTGCTGACCGGCCGCGCCGTCACCGTCATCGACGGCGAGCTGCTCGCCGCCCCCTGACAGCACGAATGACAGCACGGATGGGAGCGTACGGAAACCTCCGCACGCCCCCGTCCGTGCTTCCTCAAGGCGTCGGCAGCCAGCCGACATGCCCGGCCAGCAGCGCGTATCCGACGAACGCCCCGACATCGAGCAGCGTATGGGCCACGATGAGCGGCCCGACCCGCCCCCAGCGCCGGTACAGCAGTACGAAGACCACGCCCATCACCACATTGCCGATGAAGCCGCCGATCCCCTGATACAGGTGGTACGAGCCGCGCAGCACCGAACTCGCCATCAGCGCGGCCGTCGGCGACCACCCCAATTGCCCGAGTCTGCGCAGCAGATACCCGACGACGATCACTTCCTCCAGTACGGAGTTCTGCATCGCCGAGAGGATCAGTACGGGGAACTTCCACCACACCGCGGGCAGCGACTCCGGCACCACCGTGAGGTTGAACCCCACCGCGACGGCGACCAGATAGAAGGCGAGCCCGGCGCTGCCGATGCCCGCCGCGACCAGCGCCCCCCGCCCCAGGTCCGGCCACGGCCGTGTCCGGTCGAATCCGATCGCGCGAAGCCCCGCCCCCTCTCGCATCAGCAGGTACGCGACCAGCGCGACAGGCACCAGCGCCGAGGTGATCCCGAAGAGCTGCCAGGCGAGATCGAGCCACGGCCGCCCGGGAGCGTACGACGCATTGAGCCGCGCGGCCTGGTCCTTGAGATCGCCCGGCCTCGTCACTGCTCCGACGAACCTGATCAGGGACGAAAGCCCGCTCGCGCCCAGCGAGAGCGCGAGCACGATCAGGACTTCGGCCCGGAAAATCCCACGTGTCAGTCCCTGCCCCGGTTGAGAATCGGCCACCAGCCCCGCCTCCACCTGCACACCAGCCTCCAGTTGAGCATTCCCGCCTCATCCCCGACACGGCCCCGCTAGGGTCTCGAATGCAGGTACGAAGATCGCGC from Streptomyces spiramyceticus carries:
- a CDS encoding DMT family transporter; translated protein: MSPVTRPSAAPATTPDLPPAPDVPPAPAGRRPALDWRIRFAALSLTWGFSFLFIKVGTEAYAPFQVTLGRLLFGTVVLAVAMAVKRVGLPRGARTWAHLAVAAFFLNALPFSLFAYSELTIPSTLAGICNATSPLWGMVLSVVAFSEDRPTRRRVAGLGIGFIGVLTVLGAWQGFSGLDFGGTAMALLASLSYPVGWIYLRRTLGGSGHSALSMTGAQLLLGTAQLAVVTPLFTSLPSSFPVVPLLAVVALGALGTGFAMLVQYNLVAEIGPTTAQMVTYFVPVIATAAGVTLLGEHLSWNTPVGALIVLAGAALTQSRGRSRSRSRSTGTPQPQS
- a CDS encoding FMN-binding negative transcriptional regulator, coding for MLIHPWDAPQSDGEWQQWLATHDFGQLAVNGLPDEAPYVQPTHFVYDAERGRYGEVLTHLARPNPLWKAVEADPHVLLSVVDDYAYIPGPWQAPTDTPPEHGVPTSFYAAVQLRCTAHVVDDPAEKADLLNRQVGHFQPEGGSAAAGVGEAPYGRMLSGIRGLRLEVTEIRAKFKYGSHKPEDVQDRTAAGLAGRGAPHDAAAHTHHLRRRT
- a CDS encoding pyridoxamine 5'-phosphate oxidase family protein — translated: MTATQRRGRRIMMTDAERDAYLTEQRTCRVATVSADGSPHVGALWFVWDGGSMWLYSITRSRRWAQLRKDARLAVVVDDGVEYGELRGVELSGTAEFVGEAPRTGEPCPELEEAERLFPRKYFGMTEMPHDGRHAWLRLTPDAVTSWDFRKLGSAAAG
- a CDS encoding cysteine hydrolase → MPSYEQLAEQLDPATTVLLTVECQQGVVGRDSALPELAQVARSSGALHHVARLVDGAHEAGVQVLHAVAERRPDGRGASHNARLFRAAARLPVQQLTGTTAVRIAEPIEVTDEDLVVRRLHGLSPLAGTDVDALLRNLGCRSLLVTGVSANVAIPNAVFDAVNLGYTAVVPSDAIAGVPAEYTPAMIRNTLAFVATITTTDEVLACWKRRPRRVRPA
- a CDS encoding pyridoxamine 5'-phosphate oxidase family protein → MPDTTMPETTTSYAPSERTVPTRSRERASYDRDLVHAILDEGYVCHLGFVRDGAPVVLPTLYGRIGERLYVHGSTGSRPLRMTGQSNPGLAVCLTVTHVDGLVLARSAFHHSINYRSVVVHGIAHQVVDEEERRTALDALVDHVVPGRSYDSRAANAKELAATAVIRLDLEEVSAKVRTGGPNDEPEDASLPHWTGVVPLVRGYGAPIPADDLDPAVVLPDYLTTL
- a CDS encoding DMT family transporter, yielding MSDHSFVPTGLPTGRGLLYLIFAGVAWGTAGAAASMVFLISDLGPLSLSFWRCAGGLLLLLPACAVRRRRRRTAAAVSAMSAAPEPRRRRVARILVTGIGLTVFQSAYFAAVQATGLAVGTVVTLGAGPVLIALGAWLTMGERLGRGGIVTVTGALVGLGVLVLGNDSGTVRPAGIALALLSAAGYAAITLLTRWLGRDGGGGDPISTTAWAFGVGSVGMLPLAVAEGLLPHSAELARVVWLLVYVAAVPTALAYALYFAGAAVIRSATVSVIMLLEPVSAAVIAVALLGERLTVATVVGTLLLLAAVAGLAVAEARIAAVGRRAAAVLA
- a CDS encoding aminotransferase class I/II-fold pyridoxal phosphate-dependent enzyme — protein: MLGEYRISGRRASEIAASVERAVGSGELEPGQLLPPMRELAGDLGVNPNTVAAAYRTLRERGVIETSGRRGSRVRPRPASTARDSIRVDVPPGVRDLSEGNPDPALLPPLHDAFAAAARHNAERPVLYGQDPVDPEFARLARAAFDADGVPGGPVAVTSGSLDAIERVLAAHLKPGDAVAVEDPGWGALLDLIPALGLRAVPVALDDDGPLPGEVERALRGGARAIVVTDRAQNPTGAAVSAARAEELRTVLAAYPGALLIEDDHGHCIVDLPVHPLAGVTDHWVFVRSVAKAYGPDLRLAMMTGDPVTVDRVMGRQRLGPGWVSRLLQRAVVDLWVTGAVDVRAVSRAYGERRDALVRALAERGAEGHGRSGLNVWVPVADETGVVARLLHAGWAVAPGARFRMSAPPGVRLTISAVAPDDIGAVADAVASAAGPATPAGRRYD
- a CDS encoding Clp protease N-terminal domain-containing protein, producing the protein MQSRTPRVPQQPAVNRPDSRADLRADVRAEIEARLTAELASVVAGARRRALRDGDRQIDTAHLLHSVIETDPAVRAAFDGAPQVARVLGYLVQRSIGYGLRWQGTVEDSGAVPVMCEAAGTAGVAGWSPAAVSAMEGALERAASRGDQRACGLDLLAVLAADRDCRAVEVLQRAGVDTESLAGRLQDESRQV
- a CDS encoding SRPBCC family protein; this translates as MAEASAEARIGAPAEKIWAQLTDFAAYGQWNVTHTSFPKGGPAVLEVSATYEENMKLMGFPAEVTWTVEELEPARLLATKGKGPMGVNLAMRYSLTPDGDATRVRIDGEFTGAAVSLMAGKLKDSAGAALTESLRKLGGLVT
- a CDS encoding LysR family transcriptional regulator; its protein translation is MLNLERLRTLDALARHGSVSGAAEGLHVTTSAVSQQMAKLEREVGQPLLAKNGRGVRLTDAGRLLADHAARILSQVELAQADIEAQSGRVVGDLAVAAFPTAARGLLPSALATLRIDHPQLRVKLREMEPAESVRGVVRGDFDVAVVLDWYNRPLSMPEGLAKRELLHDPADVAMHVDHPLAGRTAVDLEEFADDDWVTWAEGEFCHEWLMFTLRGKGVEPRIAHVAEEHATQLALIAEGLGVCVAPRLGRGPVPDRVRVVPVRHAMRRHVYAVWRADADRRPSIRAAVDALCAAGAAVVS
- a CDS encoding EamA family transporter translates to MHASQGKSAGLGLALASAFAFGGSGVAAKPLIEAGLDPLHVVWLRVTGAALVMLPVAWRHRTLLRRKPALLAGFGLLAVAGVQAFYFASISRIPVGVALLVEYLAPALVLGWVRFVQRRPVTRAAAVGVVLAVGGLACVVEVWAGLSFDALGLLLALGAACCQVGYFVLSDQGSSGEDAADPLGVIAYGLLIGAAVLTVVARPWGMDWSLLAGSADMGGTEVPAALLLGWIVLIATVVAYVTGVVSVRRLSPQVAGVVACLEAVIATVLAWVLLREHLSAPQILGGAVVLIGAFIAQSSAPKAPKEPTGPKGPSRPVAGESAGATDLPDADGKLSAGRTAP